TTCCTACACGCCCGGCGACGATTTCCGGCAAATCGACTGGAACGTCTACGCCCGCAGCGACGAGCTGTTCGTCAAGGTCCGCGAGTCCGAGGAAACGCTGGTCGTCCACCTGTTCCTGGATGCCAGCGCCTCGATGGCGACGGGCCGGCCACCGAAGTTCGAGGTCGCCCAGCGCCTGGCGGCGGCGCTCGGTTGGGTGGCGCTCACCAGTCACGACTATCTGGCCGCGACCCTGATCGGCGGCGACGCTACCCAGCACTTCCCACCCCAGCAGGGCCGCGCGGCGGCGAGCCGCCTTTACGACTTTCTCGACGCCCAGTCGCCCACCGGCCCCACCCGTCTGGCCGCGTCGGCGCGCGCCCATGGCGCTCGCGGCGGGCCGCACGGGGTGGCGGTTCTGATATCGGATCTGCTCGCCGACGACGCCACCGAGGCCATCGGCATGTTGGTCGAGCGTGGCCATGAGCTCGTGGTGATCCACGTGCTCGATGGGCAGGGCGTGCAGACGGACTTCGCCGAGGAGGTCGAGTTG
The sequence above is a segment of the Chloroflexota bacterium genome. Coding sequences within it:
- a CDS encoding DUF58 domain-containing protein translates to MARRAEPAFAPEAGLRAQLERLTVVSTRPHGHLHTGGRRSRKSGSSIDFADYRSYTPGDDFRQIDWNVYARSDELFVKVRESEETLVVHLFLDASASMATGRPPKFEVAQRLAAALGWVALTSHDYLAATLIGGDATQHFPPQQGRAAASRLYDFLDAQSPTGPTRLAASARAHGARGGPHGVAVLISDLLADDATEAIGMLVERGHELVVIHVLDGQGVQTDFAEEVELVDVETGGSLNLYGDSALLAAFRATVAEWTSELQAFCHRRHARYIPIESEWPVEEVLLRRLRAHRVLA